In the genome of Hyphobacterium sp. CCMP332, one region contains:
- a CDS encoding peptidoglycan DD-metalloendopeptidase family protein — translation MARIKYYYDTESCKYERIKVSKGDIFINFLGFLFLGVIIAVGLLFVYFTNFDSPKEALLKKENKELLLKYDLLSKELNQVENILTALQDRDDDIYRTIFEANPIPESVREAGVGGANKYQALMEEDLEQETLILSTFQKIDKIKKKMYIQSKSYDEILKMANDKAKMLASIPAIQPISNKELKRLASGYGMRIHPIYKVRKMHTGVDFSAERGTPIYATGDGIVRRATYSLGGYGRQVEINHGYGYVTKYAHMSKFIVKKGQKVKRGEIIGYVGSTGTSVAPHLHYEVIRNKKKVNPVHYFFNDLSAEEYEEILKLSSVENQSLS, via the coding sequence ATGGCAAGAATTAAATATTACTACGATACTGAAAGTTGTAAGTATGAAAGAATAAAGGTTTCCAAAGGTGATATCTTTATTAACTTTCTTGGATTCCTGTTTCTGGGTGTTATTATAGCCGTTGGTTTACTCTTTGTTTATTTTACAAATTTTGATTCCCCAAAAGAAGCACTTCTAAAAAAAGAGAACAAAGAACTTTTACTCAAATACGACTTATTAAGTAAAGAACTGAATCAGGTAGAAAATATTCTTACCGCGCTACAAGACAGGGATGATGACATTTACCGAACCATATTTGAAGCAAACCCAATTCCGGAAAGTGTAAGAGAAGCGGGTGTTGGTGGTGCCAATAAATACCAGGCATTAATGGAGGAAGATCTTGAACAGGAAACACTCATACTTTCTACTTTCCAAAAGATTGATAAGATTAAAAAGAAAATGTACATCCAATCAAAATCTTATGATGAGATTTTGAAGATGGCCAATGACAAGGCAAAAATGTTGGCTTCAATTCCTGCCATTCAACCCATCAGCAACAAAGAATTGAAACGATTGGCTTCGGGATATGGAATGAGAATTCATCCAATTTACAAGGTCCGAAAAATGCACACGGGTGTAGATTTTTCTGCTGAACGAGGCACGCCAATTTATGCTACGGGAGATGGAATTGTAAGAAGGGCTACGTATAGTTTAGGTGGATATGGACGTCAGGTGGAGATAAATCACGGTTACGGCTATGTAACCAAATATGCTCATATGAGTAAATTTATTGTTAAGAAAGGCCAAAAAGTAAAAAGAGGTGAAATAATCGGTTATGTTGGAAGTACCGGCACATCCGTTGCACCTCACCTGCACTACGAAGTAATTAGAAATAAAAAGAAAGTGAATCCGGTTCACTATTTCTTCAATGATCTCAGTGCTGAAGAGTACGAAGAGATTCTCAAGCTTTCAAGCGTTGAAAACCAATCTTTATCCTGA
- a CDS encoding peptidoglycan-binding protein: protein MRYLIITLLIIISNVLSAQTEVEYEVINTPIGTASSPAEAEVKLELIERFQHYNSRTTSSNDHFDKNINSPKSALFSPDDKKLYVQSLEGYETLVYSADSFEKIKVIEHVFDKGDTMLFQDTSVFDYKYRYRRSDFNIFSGKPVESTFSHDGKYLWVTYYRRSFDKNAVSPSGVAIINTENDSIVRVMPTGPLPKMIAASPNNKYVAVTHWGDNTIGIIDISSNDPQSFKYVKQFVVDKKMKLDFDPEEKVDRDNGCGFCLRGTVFTPQGDYLLVGRMGGNGGIAIFNMDSLEYKGSVWGMKINIRHLVINNDWLILSSNIPGYVQKAKYQDVINARLNCDSKMCYFKEWESVFAGKGLRTISASSDGKYIFACANNESKIAVVRSSDMKVISEIPVDSFPVGMDLSNNDKLLVVTSQGRSSVGGGNSVMVFKVEYP, encoded by the coding sequence ATGCGTTATCTAATAATCACTTTATTAATTATTATTTCCAATGTTCTCTCCGCACAAACAGAAGTAGAATACGAAGTCATTAATACACCAATTGGAACAGCATCAAGCCCTGCAGAAGCTGAAGTTAAGTTGGAATTGATAGAAAGGTTTCAACATTATAATTCAAGAACCACTTCCTCAAATGATCACTTTGACAAAAATATAAATTCACCGAAGTCAGCGCTCTTTAGCCCCGATGATAAAAAACTATATGTTCAATCGCTTGAAGGCTATGAAACATTGGTGTATTCAGCTGACAGCTTTGAGAAAATCAAAGTAATTGAACATGTTTTTGACAAGGGCGATACTATGCTTTTTCAGGATACTTCAGTTTTTGATTACAAATACAGGTACAGACGTTCGGATTTCAACATATTTAGCGGAAAGCCGGTTGAGAGCACATTTTCTCATGATGGCAAATATTTATGGGTGACATACTACAGACGCAGCTTTGATAAAAATGCGGTTTCACCAAGTGGTGTGGCCATTATTAATACAGAAAACGACAGTATTGTCAGAGTAATGCCAACCGGCCCCTTGCCAAAGATGATTGCCGCCTCCCCAAACAATAAATATGTAGCCGTCACACATTGGGGAGATAACACAATTGGAATAATAGATATTTCCTCTAATGATCCACAGTCCTTTAAGTATGTTAAGCAATTTGTGGTTGATAAGAAGATGAAGCTTGACTTTGATCCAGAAGAAAAAGTAGATCGTGATAATGGTTGTGGTTTTTGTCTTCGCGGTACCGTATTTACTCCCCAAGGAGATTATTTATTGGTAGGAAGAATGGGAGGAAACGGAGGGATAGCAATATTTAATATGGATTCTTTGGAATATAAAGGGTCTGTATGGGGAATGAAAATCAATATTCGTCATTTGGTAATTAATAATGATTGGTTAATCCTGAGTAGTAATATTCCTGGCTATGTCCAAAAGGCCAAATATCAGGATGTCATTAATGCCCGTTTAAACTGTGATAGTAAGATGTGCTATTTTAAAGAATGGGAATCTGTATTTGCCGGAAAAGGTTTGAGAACAATATCTGCAAGTTCAGATGGTAAATACATTTTTGCATGTGCTAATAATGAAAGTAAAATCGCTGTGGTCAGGAGTAGTGATATGAAAGTGATTTCAGAAATTCCAGTAGATTCGTTTCCCGTAGGAATGGATCTGAGCAATAACGATAAACTATTAGTTGTTACAAGTCAGGGAAGAAGCAGTGTAGGTGGCGGTAATTCAGTAATGGTTTTCAAAGTGGAATATCCATAG
- a CDS encoding MerR family transcriptional regulator, with the protein MPYKEKPILKKYYNIGEVADMFGVATSLLRFWEKEFDEVNPKKNRNGKRQYTQKDIDSIKLIYHLVKEKGYTLAGARDIIKSQSNKSKNKLDVISSLKDVRNFLTDLRANIS; encoded by the coding sequence ATGCCCTACAAAGAAAAACCTATCCTTAAAAAATATTATAATATAGGCGAAGTTGCAGATATGTTTGGCGTTGCAACATCATTATTGCGTTTTTGGGAAAAAGAATTTGATGAAGTCAATCCAAAAAAGAACAGGAATGGCAAAAGACAATACACTCAAAAAGATATAGACAGTATTAAACTGATTTATCACCTTGTCAAAGAAAAGGGCTATACTTTAGCCGGCGCCAGAGATATCATCAAATCACAAAGCAATAAATCAAAAAACAAACTGGATGTAATTTCTTCATTAAAAGATGTGAGAAACTTTCTTACCGATCTTCGCGCAAACATATCATAA
- the dprA gene encoding DNA-protecting protein DprA, translated as MQEELIYKLALSLIPGIGGYTFKQLISYCGCAKEVFQAHPARVLRIPGIGAHTHALIKNNASLKDAQRVFDYCEKQKIKILFHSDPEYPKRIKNIPDAPSVLYFKGNCDLNAKKAISIVGTRNASNYGIEVCKEIVGQLKKHNTLIISGLAYGIDITAHKESINQKLTTVGVLAGGIDKIYPASHKVFAEKMIKNGGLLTEHPPGTIPDAPKFPARNRIIAAFCDAVIVVEAAKKGGALITADLANGYNKDVFAVPGNIYNTYSEGCNNIIKQHKANIFTNITDLEYYLNWDQETESVKKTEIDLEELQKDEKSIIIELKKNNSIIIDQLAWNTQIPVHKLASILLNLEFRGLINSLPGKKYSLSEVYK; from the coding sequence ATGCAGGAAGAGCTAATATACAAATTGGCTCTCAGCCTAATACCTGGTATTGGGGGCTATACATTTAAGCAACTAATATCCTATTGTGGATGTGCAAAAGAGGTTTTTCAAGCTCATCCTGCCAGAGTATTAAGAATTCCGGGAATTGGTGCACATACACATGCCTTGATTAAAAACAATGCCTCTTTGAAGGATGCTCAAAGGGTTTTCGACTATTGTGAAAAACAAAAGATCAAAATTTTATTTCACTCAGACCCTGAATACCCCAAAAGAATTAAAAATATACCCGACGCTCCTTCGGTATTATACTTTAAAGGAAATTGCGACTTGAATGCCAAAAAAGCCATAAGCATAGTTGGTACAAGAAATGCCAGCAATTATGGAATCGAAGTTTGCAAAGAGATTGTCGGACAATTAAAAAAGCATAATACATTAATTATCAGTGGTCTGGCCTATGGTATTGATATCACTGCTCATAAAGAATCAATTAATCAAAAATTAACTACGGTCGGTGTGCTAGCAGGAGGTATTGACAAAATTTATCCGGCTTCACATAAAGTATTCGCTGAAAAAATGATTAAAAATGGAGGGCTTTTGACTGAACACCCTCCCGGTACAATACCGGATGCGCCAAAATTCCCCGCTAGAAATAGAATCATTGCTGCCTTTTGTGATGCAGTAATTGTGGTAGAAGCGGCGAAAAAAGGCGGTGCTTTGATCACCGCAGATTTGGCCAATGGCTATAACAAAGACGTTTTTGCAGTCCCTGGAAATATTTATAATACTTATAGTGAAGGCTGCAATAATATAATTAAACAACATAAAGCCAATATTTTCACCAATATTACAGATCTCGAGTATTATTTAAATTGGGATCAGGAAACTGAAAGTGTAAAAAAAACAGAGATAGATTTAGAGGAATTACAAAAGGATGAAAAAAGTATAATTATTGAACTAAAAAAAAACAATTCTATTATTATTGACCAATTAGCATGGAATACTCAAATCCCTGTTCATAAATTAGCATCAATTCTCTTAAATCTCGAATTTAGAGGATTGATAAATTCCTTACCCGGTAAGAAATATTCACTTTCTGAAGTTTATAAATGA
- a CDS encoding T9SS type A sorting domain-containing protein codes for MLHSGGAKKLVKFSLLIVILSFGIFCFEVEAQINQDVESTKKSLLYKERIKTECNRSTSRETLEINNVRTLLHNGGDMWWTVVAPSNAQYEIPKQDNPSAPKRHSLFAGSVWIGGEDLTSGELLVLASTYRQSHYALWPGPLYASGPNQGEISAAECNTWDEHFKVSRAQIEDYLEDYQSGKIQSIEDIPEAILNWPGRSNPYITSADGAFNDQVVDMDRDLAPFDEFIQIEEEGAGDGIYNPLQGDVPFIYGDEGIWWVMNDAGNEKEFGQVIGAAPPFDMEIQIMGFGFATNDVLNDMTFYWNRLLNRGTRILGETRMGQWVDPALGFGFDDYVEVDVPRGLGMAYNGDQFDEGIGGYGENPPSVGVDYFEGPWADKDTIGDGIDNDLDGLIDEPERGYAVYEGDGIDNDKDGEIDEVDELIIMSNFMYYVNNSNPVNGNPGSALDFFNYLRNLWRDGTNCTYDLMQGTNQSFPVCSFMFPGSSDLEIGWGLGGTPDQPFAGPQNVPWDEVIAGNQPFDRRMLQSAGPFTLEPGALNELTIGIPWARTGAGGSRGSLNKLKVADDICQKLYDNDFQLLSGPDAPDVTITELDREIIITIEPSEFTIVNQGERQAMNTETYREFEANIGDFYNFEGYLFYQLADNTVTEADLDNADRARLIAQCDVANGVTTIINYENDVTLGEDIFVPIIKVEGQDNGIFRTLRVSDDAFAEGDPKLVNHKSYTFLVLSYGYNAAMAQANLGDNVGDRKEQPFILGRRNGIRKVAVPHPNVGQVLNSGYGDEFVLTAESGIGNGGNILEFVGGVEESILNKAPFERTYRAGSGPISVKVYDPKLVKAIDNMELRLTSRLQYNSADNDYKFLPGDTLVSLGNYTGQEVDNSSGATIAYTISPYKRQIKGRAVVVREVPELETADSKTLEIRMLNGDENGAFVRDVIAIRREGGEESYLGGTKRPANFWLEGDSSSIAQAIDFKEHDLWTLEGNGVVVKGVVPVSADGEQTVPEFGLSVQMSRGFNPGFRNRDKGFEENGFQDASIEYADRLQDWLIPIDFSDLPWIGQAPRSLTTYDQLDVYQNVLDGSWSTWLSTKAAFADESIAPGVDARNPEGWAYMQDLPNVDVVFTQDRSKWTRCMVVQMAPPTVSIVNPVVNRVQKSELLSVDKDGQPDGAVAAFPDGSTDPATGYSWFPGYAIDVDKGIRLNMAFTENKLVDSVLGNDGLYNPTSNDTNNHYIIVTNMEYDFEVAGQPSAYQRLMDSTFEDQTTSRTSQYRVTYEETFSWIGMMKINPSFVSLPVEDRGDVRIRLRVDRDYEATENGVPPTYTFSTIGSQAILASKEKAQSDLDIIRLVPNPYYAYSEYEQSQVDKNVKITNLPAQCTISIFSMNGSLVRQFNRNVAEDVAGLGLSSQNWELTNEEGIPVASGVYIVHIDAGELGEKVVKFFHINRPIDLDTF; via the coding sequence ATGCTGCATTCAGGCGGAGCTAAAAAATTAGTGAAATTCAGTTTATTAATCGTAATACTTTCATTTGGAATATTTTGCTTTGAAGTTGAAGCTCAAATCAATCAGGACGTAGAATCTACAAAAAAAAGCCTTCTTTATAAAGAAAGGATTAAAACAGAATGTAATCGATCTACTTCAAGAGAAACTTTAGAAATCAATAATGTCAGAACCTTGCTTCACAATGGCGGAGACATGTGGTGGACGGTGGTAGCACCCAGCAATGCCCAATATGAAATCCCAAAGCAAGATAACCCCAGTGCTCCTAAAAGACACTCTCTTTTTGCAGGTTCGGTTTGGATTGGTGGTGAGGATCTTACCTCCGGAGAACTTCTCGTATTAGCCAGCACCTACAGACAATCGCATTATGCCTTATGGCCTGGGCCTTTATATGCTTCAGGGCCTAATCAGGGTGAAATAAGCGCTGCCGAATGCAATACCTGGGATGAGCATTTTAAAGTCAGCAGGGCCCAAATCGAAGATTATTTAGAGGACTATCAATCTGGTAAAATACAATCTATAGAAGATATTCCCGAAGCAATTCTAAACTGGCCCGGTAGATCGAACCCTTACATCACCTCAGCGGATGGAGCCTTTAATGATCAGGTGGTTGATATGGATCGCGATTTGGCACCCTTTGATGAGTTTATTCAAATAGAAGAAGAAGGCGCCGGAGATGGAATTTACAATCCATTGCAAGGGGACGTGCCTTTTATATATGGTGATGAAGGTATCTGGTGGGTGATGAATGATGCCGGTAATGAAAAGGAATTTGGCCAGGTTATCGGAGCTGCACCGCCCTTTGATATGGAGATTCAAATAATGGGTTTTGGTTTTGCAACCAATGATGTATTAAATGACATGACTTTTTATTGGAACCGCTTATTGAATAGGGGAACAAGGATTCTTGGAGAAACCAGAATGGGACAATGGGTTGATCCGGCACTTGGATTTGGTTTTGATGATTATGTAGAAGTAGATGTACCAAGAGGTCTTGGAATGGCTTATAATGGTGATCAATTTGACGAGGGAATTGGTGGTTATGGCGAAAATCCGCCTTCAGTAGGCGTTGATTATTTTGAAGGACCCTGGGCCGATAAAGATACCATCGGAGACGGAATTGATAATGACCTTGACGGTTTGATCGATGAACCGGAAAGGGGATATGCCGTTTATGAAGGCGATGGCATAGATAATGATAAGGATGGTGAAATTGACGAGGTTGATGAATTGATCATCATGTCGAACTTTATGTATTATGTCAATAATAGCAATCCGGTAAATGGCAATCCGGGATCTGCCTTGGACTTTTTTAATTATTTGAGAAACCTATGGCGCGATGGAACAAATTGCACATACGATCTTATGCAAGGCACCAATCAAAGTTTTCCGGTTTGCAGCTTTATGTTTCCGGGTTCTTCTGATTTGGAAATAGGCTGGGGACTGGGTGGTACTCCTGATCAACCTTTTGCAGGTCCTCAAAATGTACCATGGGATGAAGTAATTGCCGGGAATCAACCATTTGACCGTCGTATGTTGCAATCGGCCGGACCTTTTACCCTTGAACCGGGTGCATTGAATGAATTGACCATTGGAATTCCATGGGCGCGTACAGGTGCAGGCGGCTCCCGCGGATCACTGAACAAGCTCAAGGTCGCAGATGATATTTGTCAAAAATTATACGATAATGATTTTCAATTACTTTCTGGTCCTGATGCCCCGGATGTGACCATCACTGAACTGGATCGCGAGATTATCATTACCATCGAGCCGAGCGAGTTCACCATTGTCAACCAGGGTGAGCGTCAGGCGATGAACACGGAGACTTATCGCGAATTTGAAGCCAATATTGGAGACTTCTACAATTTTGAAGGTTACCTCTTCTATCAATTGGCCGATAACACGGTGACCGAGGCCGACCTTGACAATGCGGATCGCGCCAGACTGATCGCGCAGTGCGATGTAGCCAATGGGGTGACCACGATCATCAATTATGAAAACGATGTGACCCTGGGCGAAGATATTTTTGTACCGATCATTAAAGTGGAAGGCCAGGACAATGGCATTTTCAGAACCTTGCGCGTCAGCGATGATGCCTTTGCCGAGGGGGATCCGAAACTGGTAAATCACAAGAGCTATACCTTCCTTGTGCTCTCTTACGGTTACAATGCGGCGATGGCGCAGGCCAACCTGGGCGATAACGTAGGGGACCGAAAAGAGCAGCCTTTTATTCTGGGTCGAAGAAACGGTATCCGGAAAGTGGCGGTGCCGCATCCCAACGTCGGGCAGGTGCTGAACTCGGGCTATGGCGATGAGTTTGTGCTGACCGCCGAGAGCGGCATTGGCAACGGGGGTAACATCCTGGAATTTGTCGGAGGGGTGGAAGAGAGCATTTTAAACAAGGCGCCATTTGAGCGCACCTACCGAGCGGGCTCGGGCCCGATATCGGTGAAGGTCTATGATCCCAAGCTGGTGAAGGCCATCGACAACATGGAGCTTCGTCTGACCAGCCGCTTGCAGTACAACAGCGCCGATAATGATTACAAATTCCTTCCTGGCGACACCTTGGTTTCGCTGGGCAATTACACGGGACAGGAAGTGGACAATTCTTCGGGAGCTACGATCGCCTATACGATCAGTCCCTACAAACGCCAGATCAAAGGAAGAGCGGTTGTGGTGCGTGAGGTACCGGAGCTGGAGACGGCCGATAGCAAGACCCTGGAGATCCGAATGCTGAACGGGGATGAGAACGGGGCCTTTGTCCGGGACGTGATTGCGATCCGCCGTGAAGGTGGCGAGGAGAGTTATTTGGGCGGCACCAAGCGTCCGGCCAACTTCTGGCTGGAAGGCGACAGCTCATCGATAGCCCAGGCGATCGACTTTAAAGAGCATGACCTCTGGACCCTTGAAGGGAACGGGGTTGTGGTGAAGGGCGTTGTGCCGGTGAGCGCCGATGGCGAGCAGACGGTGCCCGAGTTTGGCTTATCGGTACAGATGAGCCGCGGCTTTAACCCGGGTTTTAGAAACAGGGATAAGGGCTTTGAGGAGAACGGCTTCCAGGACGCGAGCATTGAGTACGCCGACCGTCTTCAGGATTGGCTGATCCCGATCGATTTTAGTGATTTACCCTGGATCGGACAGGCCCCGCGTTCATTGACCACCTATGATCAGCTGGACGTGTATCAGAATGTATTGGATGGCTCCTGGAGCACCTGGTTATCGACCAAAGCGGCCTTTGCCGATGAGAGCATTGCTCCTGGCGTGGACGCAAGAAACCCCGAAGGCTGGGCCTATATGCAGGACTTGCCAAACGTGGACGTGGTCTTTACCCAGGACAGAAGCAAGTGGACGCGTTGTATGGTAGTTCAGATGGCACCGCCAACGGTGAGCATTGTGAACCCGGTGGTGAACAGGGTACAGAAAAGCGAGTTGCTGAGCGTGGACAAAGACGGGCAACCGGATGGCGCAGTGGCGGCCTTCCCAGATGGCAGCACCGATCCGGCGACAGGCTATAGCTGGTTCCCGGGTTATGCGATCGATGTGGACAAGGGCATACGATTGAACATGGCCTTTACCGAAAACAAACTGGTCGACTCGGTGCTGGGTAACGATGGCTTGTACAACCCGACCAGCAACGATACCAATAATCACTACATCATTGTGACCAATATGGAATACGACTTTGAAGTGGCAGGACAACCGAGTGCTTACCAGCGCTTGATGGACAGCACCTTCGAGGATCAAACCACCAGTCGAACCAGTCAGTACCGGGTGACCTACGAGGAAACCTTTAGCTGGATAGGGATGATGAAGATCAATCCGAGTTTTGTATCGCTGCCGGTGGAAGATCGCGGCGATGTCAGGATCCGCCTGCGCGTGGACAGGGATTACGAGGCCACCGAAAACGGCGTACCACCGACCTATACCTTTAGCACGATAGGCTCACAGGCGATCCTTGCAAGCAAGGAGAAAGCCCAAAGTGATCTGGATATCATAAGATTGGTGCCTAACCCATACTACGCTTATTCGGAATACGAACAAAGCCAGGTGGATAAAAATGTCAAGATCACCAATTTACCGGCACAGTGTACCATCTCGATCTTCTCGATGAACGGTTCACTGGTGCGACAGTTCAACAGAAATGTGGCAGAAGATGTGGCTGGACTGGGTCTGAGCAGTCAGAACTGGGAGTTGACCAACGAAGAAGGTATCCCGGTAGCCAGTGGCGTGTACATCGTCCATATCGATGCGGGAGAACTTGGGGAGAAGGTGGTGAAATTCTTCCATATCAACAGACCAATTGACCTTGATACTTTCTAA
- a CDS encoding hydroxymethylglutaryl-CoA lyase produces MQGIDQFIPTKDKIRYINQLLKVGFDTIDFGSFVSPKAIPQMRDTAEVLAALELDNSTTKLLAIVANLRGADEACKFDEIDYLGFPLSLSETFQQRNTNKSIADAIDSLKGIQDLCTKHDKTLVTYLSMGFGNPYGENWDTETVEEFVQILDEIGIKIIALSDTIGAAEPQTIHYIFNHLIPTFPQIEFGAHLHTVPDTSYVKIEAAIEAGCRRFDAAIKGFGGCPMAKDELTGNLDTIRLIDFFNRNQIQLEGFNTSAFNKSIEKASQIFPT; encoded by the coding sequence ATGCAGGGGATAGATCAATTCATCCCAACTAAAGACAAGATCAGGTATATTAATCAATTGCTAAAAGTTGGCTTTGATACCATCGATTTTGGAAGCTTTGTTTCACCAAAGGCAATACCACAGATGCGGGATACAGCAGAGGTTTTAGCGGCCTTGGAATTAGACAATAGCACTACAAAATTGTTGGCCATTGTCGCCAATCTCAGAGGAGCGGATGAAGCTTGTAAATTTGATGAAATCGACTATTTGGGTTTCCCACTTTCATTATCAGAGACTTTTCAGCAAAGGAATACCAATAAAAGTATTGCCGATGCCATAGATAGCTTAAAAGGCATTCAGGATTTATGTACAAAGCACGATAAAACCCTTGTTACTTACTTATCAATGGGTTTTGGCAATCCCTATGGCGAAAATTGGGACACCGAAACTGTTGAGGAATTTGTTCAAATACTTGATGAAATAGGCATTAAAATAATTGCCTTATCCGATACCATAGGTGCTGCAGAACCGCAAACTATTCATTATATCTTTAATCATCTCATTCCTACCTTCCCTCAAATAGAATTTGGCGCACATTTGCATACAGTTCCTGATACATCGTATGTAAAAATTGAAGCGGCAATTGAAGCCGGGTGCAGGCGATTTGACGCAGCCATTAAGGGTTTTGGAGGTTGTCCAATGGCCAAGGATGAATTAACGGGGAATTTGGATACGATACGGTTAATTGATTTTTTTAATAGAAACCAAATCCAACTGGAAGGATTTAACACAAGTGCTTTCAACAAGTCTATCGAAAAAGCATCTCAGATATTTCCTACATAA
- the metF gene encoding methylenetetrahydrofolate reductase [NAD(P)H]: MKVTEHIKNAKDTLFSFEILPPLKGQGVKSIFDAIDPLMEFNPPFIDVTYHREEIVYKKKANGLLEKTVVKKRPGTVGICAAIMHQYKIDTVPHIICGGFNKEETENALIDLNFLGVDNVLVLRGDAPKSDRKFIPEENGHAYALDLLNQVKDMNEGKYLDEDLKHTWKTNFCVGVAGYPEKHFEAPNMKLDINFLKQKVDQGADYIVTQMFFDNSKYFEFVDTCKSNGINVPIIPGLKPITALSQMTMLPSVFHIDLPDELVNELSKCKDNASAKEVGIEWAIQQSKELKEKGAPCLHYYTMSKSEATRKIAEALF, translated from the coding sequence ATGAAAGTAACCGAACACATAAAAAACGCTAAAGACACGCTTTTTTCATTTGAAATTTTACCACCGTTAAAAGGACAGGGTGTAAAGTCAATTTTTGATGCGATCGATCCATTGATGGAATTCAATCCGCCTTTTATAGATGTTACTTATCATAGAGAAGAAATTGTTTACAAAAAGAAAGCAAACGGATTATTGGAAAAAACCGTGGTCAAAAAAAGGCCGGGTACTGTCGGAATTTGTGCAGCCATCATGCACCAATACAAAATAGACACTGTACCTCATATTATTTGTGGAGGGTTTAACAAGGAAGAAACAGAAAACGCACTAATAGACCTCAATTTTCTTGGTGTGGATAATGTGCTCGTATTAAGAGGTGATGCTCCGAAATCGGATCGAAAATTTATCCCCGAGGAAAACGGACATGCTTATGCCCTGGATTTACTAAATCAGGTAAAAGACATGAACGAAGGAAAATATCTCGATGAAGATTTAAAACATACCTGGAAAACCAATTTCTGTGTTGGCGTAGCCGGTTATCCTGAAAAACACTTTGAAGCGCCAAACATGAAACTTGATATTAATTTTCTTAAACAAAAGGTAGATCAGGGCGCTGATTATATCGTTACGCAGATGTTTTTTGATAATTCAAAATATTTTGAATTTGTTGACACATGCAAGTCAAACGGGATAAATGTACCGATCATTCCCGGATTGAAACCGATCACCGCATTAAGTCAAATGACAATGCTTCCGAGTGTATTTCATATCGATCTACCGGATGAATTGGTCAATGAATTATCAAAATGCAAAGACAATGCATCGGCCAAAGAAGTGGGAATAGAATGGGCAATTCAGCAATCCAAAGAGCTCAAAGAAAAGGGTGCGCCATGTTTGCATTATTATACCATGAGTAAATCAGAGGCAACCCGCAAAATCGCTGAAGCATTATTTTAG